Proteins encoded by one window of Geobacter sp. DSM 9736:
- a CDS encoding class I SAM-dependent methyltransferase: MMENHPAWNIGAAVEYYKNCRNRPEDIYESERQFFFPLIRNNNSILDVGCAAGGIYNIIRAVNPNMKYVGTDVSEDMIVAARTLFAEGDFRLAAGLPFDFPDDSFDVVLALGVLNHVPDYQTFIRECFRVARRYCLLDLPRLVPHEHAFSIDSSYMILHSRFHESGNESVATKVPYVIADAAEVLSFLQTEFAASRILAKGYFGACDPSVTMPFDKVCFTVACIDKNYGSSDMVVDLPGTVLKRLEEQGVCHTPVFERLLG; this comes from the coding sequence ATGATGGAAAATCATCCGGCCTGGAATATAGGCGCCGCGGTTGAGTACTACAAAAATTGCCGGAATCGGCCAGAGGATATTTACGAATCGGAGCGTCAGTTTTTCTTCCCCTTGATAAGGAACAATAATTCCATCCTCGACGTTGGGTGCGCTGCAGGCGGAATTTACAACATCATCCGGGCCGTGAACCCAAACATGAAATATGTCGGCACCGACGTATCCGAAGATATGATTGTGGCCGCACGTACTCTCTTCGCTGAAGGGGACTTTCGGCTTGCTGCAGGGCTCCCTTTCGACTTCCCCGATGATTCGTTTGATGTTGTTCTCGCCCTTGGCGTATTGAACCACGTGCCAGATTACCAGACCTTCATTCGGGAGTGCTTCCGTGTAGCCAGACGATACTGCCTGCTCGACCTTCCCCGACTCGTGCCTCACGAGCACGCTTTCAGCATCGACAGCTCTTACATGATCCTGCACAGCAGGTTTCATGAGTCAGGCAATGAAAGCGTGGCGACAAAAGTGCCATATGTAATAGCTGATGCAGCTGAAGTTCTCAGCTTTTTGCAAACGGAATTTGCTGCGTCTCGAATTCTTGCAAAAGGGTATTTCGGCGCATGCGACCCTTCAGTGACTATGCCTTTCGATAAGGTTTGCTTTACGGTTGCATGCATCGACAAGAACTACGGATCGAGCGACATGGTAGTCGACCTCCCTGGAACTGTCCTGAAACGCCTGGAGGAACAGGGGGTATGCCACACACCCGTTTTCGAAAGGTTGCTGGGATGA
- a CDS encoding SDR family NAD(P)-dependent oxidoreductase codes for MGKRIWIVGGGSGIGRAIALQMIREGGQAAISGRRVDALRETLKLAGEFDNRLIIAPCDATDPSSVEATADYVRQAMGGIDILVVSVGRAVAGSLLDTSLEDWKELQKEHLDAPFLCCRAVVNDLADTIDGNILIIGSIFGLRGFTNRLAYTAVKGGLANFVRSLALDLAGKIRVNSICPGWVQTEMSLSLVNATQDPEATLRQRHDWHPMGRGGTPEEVAEFACFVTSEKASWMTGQNLALDGGFTAK; via the coding sequence ATGGGGAAACGGATCTGGATAGTCGGCGGAGGAAGTGGCATCGGAAGAGCCATTGCCCTCCAGATGATCCGTGAGGGCGGCCAGGCCGCTATTTCGGGACGACGCGTCGATGCCCTTCGTGAGACTTTGAAATTGGCAGGAGAATTTGATAACCGACTCATAATAGCACCTTGCGACGCAACCGATCCCTCCTCAGTGGAAGCCACCGCAGATTATGTACGGCAGGCGATGGGGGGAATCGACATTCTTGTAGTATCTGTAGGACGTGCTGTGGCCGGCTCACTGCTTGATACCTCGTTAGAAGACTGGAAGGAGCTCCAGAAGGAACATCTTGATGCTCCTTTTCTTTGTTGCCGGGCGGTAGTAAACGACCTGGCCGACACTATAGATGGCAACATACTTATCATCGGGTCGATTTTCGGACTTCGTGGTTTTACAAACCGTCTTGCGTACACGGCGGTAAAGGGAGGACTCGCCAATTTTGTCCGTTCTCTGGCACTCGATCTGGCAGGGAAAATACGGGTGAACTCCATCTGCCCCGGGTGGGTCCAGACCGAGATGAGCCTGTCGCTCGTTAATGCTACACAGGACCCTGAAGCAACATTGCGACAACGACACGACTGGCATCCAATGGGGCGAGGCGGCACTCCGGAAGAGGTGGCCGAATTCGCCTGTTTCGTCACCTCAGAAAAGGCCAGTTGGATGACCGGCCAGAACCTGGCGCTGGACGGCGGGTTTACAGCGAAATAA
- a CDS encoding HDOD domain-containing protein, whose product MNRELEQSIMAAGDLPTIPLVATKVMELIESEAATAEELGRIVAADPAVAARVLKISNSSFYGCQRQIQSLSVAIVILGFNTLKSLVVAASVKQVYKPFGLTEKMLWEHSFGAGLAARIIAAHTRLANEEEAFLAGMFHDIGKIIMNTLDRDKFHLVMQRCYNEGIPFEEAETSVYPYRHDELGSWVIRKWNFPEVLTTAVMQHHRMEIEESDPYEVNLTAIVSLADLFCRQLGIGTREPLEIDLTASIPAKILKLHPERVNLLLETFGETFEQDKDYFS is encoded by the coding sequence ATGAACAGGGAACTTGAACAATCCATCATGGCGGCAGGGGATTTGCCTACAATCCCGCTGGTTGCCACTAAAGTCATGGAACTTATCGAAAGCGAAGCCGCCACGGCCGAGGAGCTCGGACGGATCGTCGCTGCCGACCCGGCGGTAGCCGCACGGGTTCTCAAGATATCGAACTCCTCTTTTTACGGGTGCCAAAGGCAGATCCAGTCCCTTTCGGTCGCCATTGTAATTCTCGGCTTTAATACCCTGAAGAGCCTTGTGGTAGCAGCTTCGGTGAAGCAGGTTTACAAGCCCTTCGGGCTTACTGAGAAAATGCTCTGGGAGCATTCCTTCGGAGCTGGCCTCGCCGCGCGGATCATCGCCGCGCATACGCGCCTTGCCAACGAGGAGGAGGCATTTCTGGCCGGCATGTTCCACGACATCGGAAAGATCATCATGAACACGCTCGACCGAGACAAGTTCCATCTCGTAATGCAGCGCTGTTACAACGAGGGAATTCCCTTTGAAGAAGCCGAAACGAGCGTGTATCCCTATCGACATGATGAGTTAGGGTCATGGGTCATCAGGAAATGGAATTTCCCGGAAGTGCTTACCACCGCGGTAATGCAGCACCACCGGATGGAAATCGAGGAAAGCGACCCATATGAGGTGAATCTCACGGCTATTGTAAGCTTAGCCGACCTGTTCTGCCGTCAACTGGGGATAGGTACGAGGGAACCGCTGGAAATCGATCTCACGGCGAGTATACCTGCTAAAATTTTGAAGCTTCACCCTGAGCGGGTTAACCTCCTACTGGAAACCTTTGGAGAGACATTCGAGCAGGACAAGGATTATTTTTCCTAG
- a CDS encoding histidinol-phosphate transaminase, with the protein MKAKAYLDDINRFDSSHLDRLSMVRLDRNERVTAWEPEAWEAIRQVITPEVILSYPEFGPVYEKMAAHLDVKPHNLLLTHGSDIALRSIFDVYINAGDEAVMVTPTYAMYPVYAQIVGAKAVEVGFRKDLSLPFSDIRNAITERTRIVCLPNPNQPIERVFNPEEIEEAVHLSEMHDFLLVIDEAYFYFHPHTCVPLAMKHANVIVTRTFSKAFGLAGVRAGLIVADKSRIAEIKKVKPISEINHVAVKLIELLLDNIDWVDHYVEQVNAGREVVLKRAGAMGIQTHGESGNSILLKLNNEEQVRKIVSGAKEQGYLIKGPFEYPADHHVRITLGPPEIMERVMNILERIYQ; encoded by the coding sequence ATGAAAGCTAAAGCATATCTTGATGACATAAACAGATTCGATTCTTCACACCTTGATAGATTGAGCATGGTGCGTCTCGATCGAAACGAGCGGGTTACGGCGTGGGAGCCCGAAGCCTGGGAGGCGATTCGGCAAGTAATTACTCCGGAAGTCATTCTGTCGTACCCGGAGTTCGGACCGGTTTACGAAAAAATGGCGGCGCACCTCGATGTAAAGCCGCATAATCTGCTTCTTACCCATGGTTCGGATATCGCCCTTCGCTCAATTTTCGATGTCTACATCAATGCCGGAGATGAAGCAGTAATGGTTACTCCTACCTACGCCATGTATCCGGTATATGCTCAAATCGTTGGAGCCAAGGCAGTCGAAGTCGGTTTTCGAAAAGACTTGTCTCTACCATTTTCGGACATTCGAAATGCGATTACCGAGCGAACGCGGATTGTCTGTCTGCCCAATCCGAATCAGCCAATCGAAAGAGTATTCAATCCAGAAGAAATCGAAGAAGCAGTTCACCTGTCTGAGATGCACGACTTCCTCCTCGTCATCGACGAGGCATACTTTTACTTCCACCCGCATACGTGCGTACCTCTCGCCATGAAGCACGCAAATGTCATCGTAACACGTACGTTTTCAAAAGCTTTTGGTTTGGCCGGAGTACGTGCAGGCCTTATCGTTGCAGACAAAAGCCGTATAGCTGAAATCAAGAAGGTGAAACCAATTTCGGAGATCAACCATGTGGCGGTCAAGTTGATCGAGCTCCTTCTCGACAATATTGATTGGGTTGATCACTACGTCGAGCAGGTAAATGCGGGGCGGGAGGTCGTGCTAAAGCGTGCAGGCGCCATGGGAATTCAAACTCATGGGGAATCAGGAAACTCCATCCTGCTGAAGCTGAACAATGAAGAGCAGGTCAGAAAGATTGTCTCTGGTGCTAAGGAACAGGGTTACCTGATAAAGGGTCCATTTGAATACCCGGCTGATCACCATGTCAGAATCACACTTGGACCGCCGGAAATAATGGAGCGTGTAATGAACATACTAGAAAGGATCTACCAATGA
- the yihA gene encoding ribosome biogenesis GTP-binding protein YihA/YsxC has protein sequence MEIRSTKFVKSAVQPAHYPPGDLPEIAFAGKSNVGKSSLINVLVNRKNLVRTSGTPGRTQLINFFEVNEQFMLVDLPGYGFAKVPFAIKAQWGPMIERYLSGRSLLRAVVLILDIRRVPSDEDRQMLAWLQAYHVPALIVVTKCDKVSKNERARQAGVISRAMGVPGDSLLYFSALTKEGKERIWQELEGTLFRSEDEGEAAVPAD, from the coding sequence GTGGAGATCAGGAGCACGAAATTCGTCAAAAGCGCAGTGCAACCGGCCCACTATCCTCCTGGGGATCTTCCGGAGATAGCGTTTGCGGGGAAGTCCAACGTTGGAAAGTCTTCCCTCATCAACGTGCTCGTGAATCGCAAGAACCTCGTCCGCACCAGCGGGACTCCCGGCAGGACCCAACTCATCAACTTCTTTGAGGTCAACGAGCAGTTCATGCTGGTCGACCTGCCGGGCTACGGATTCGCCAAAGTGCCCTTTGCCATCAAGGCACAGTGGGGCCCGATGATCGAAAGGTATCTGTCGGGACGCTCTCTGCTCCGTGCGGTCGTGCTTATTCTCGACATCCGGAGGGTCCCGAGTGACGAGGACCGGCAGATGCTCGCGTGGCTTCAGGCTTATCACGTGCCTGCCCTGATTGTCGTTACCAAGTGCGACAAGGTTTCAAAAAACGAGCGTGCACGACAAGCGGGGGTGATCTCCCGTGCCATGGGGGTGCCTGGGGATTCACTGCTTTATTTCTCCGCACTAACAAAGGAAGGCAAAGAACGGATATGGCAGGAGCTTGAAGGGACGCTCTTCCGGTCGGAGGATGAAGGTGAGGCTGCTGTACCGGCGGATTAG
- the cobU gene encoding bifunctional adenosylcobinamide kinase/adenosylcobinamide-phosphate guanylyltransferase: protein MGKLILVTGGARSGKSRFAEKLVEEYGEPLGYIATGRREGEEMTSRIAAHQERRGPMWQTIEEPLDVVSAIRGHDGYFKAFLLDCVTLWLTNLLLDTDDSSLVLGRVNELTGELSAVSSPIILVSNEVGMGIVPENRLARLFRDLAGEANQILAAAADEVYVTISGLPLKLKG from the coding sequence ATGGGGAAACTGATTCTTGTGACGGGTGGGGCGCGTAGCGGTAAAAGCCGGTTTGCCGAAAAACTGGTCGAGGAGTACGGTGAGCCTCTCGGGTATATAGCTACCGGCAGGAGGGAGGGGGAGGAAATGACTTCCCGGATAGCGGCCCACCAGGAGCGCCGGGGCCCGATGTGGCAGACGATTGAAGAGCCGCTTGACGTAGTCTCGGCAATCAGAGGGCACGACGGCTATTTCAAGGCTTTCCTTCTCGATTGCGTGACTTTGTGGCTAACCAACCTGCTGCTCGACACCGACGACTCATCCCTTGTCCTTGGAAGGGTCAACGAATTGACGGGTGAGCTTTCGGCTGTTTCATCCCCCATCATTCTGGTTAGCAATGAGGTAGGAATGGGAATAGTGCCTGAGAACCGGCTTGCGCGTCTCTTCCGAGACCTCGCCGGCGAAGCGAACCAGATTCTCGCTGCTGCGGCTGATGAGGTATATGTGACCATCTCCGGACTTCCGCTTAAACTGAAGGGTTAG
- the cobT gene encoding nicotinate-nucleotide--dimethylbenzimidazole phosphoribosyltransferase, producing the protein MNLLDQTLAAIRPVDTALIAEAQARLDNKTKPLGSLGRLEEFARRFAAITGTMTPRSDRKVIFTFAGDHGVVEEGVSAFPKEVTPQMVLNFLRGGAGVNVLARHVGAEVRVVDVGVDFDFTPQAGLIINKVARGTRNFTREPAMTREEAVAAIEVGIELARKAKEDGVAMVGTGEMGIGNTTPSSAIIAVLSRRTVREVTHRGTGISDATLENKVRVIEQGIAMNRPDPTSPLDVLSKVGGLEIAGIAGLVLGCAAHRLPVVVDGFISTAGALIAAELNPVVRNYIFAAHESVEIGHRFMLERLAVSPILDLQLRLGEGTGAALAMGLIESGVKILNEMATFAEAGVAEGEY; encoded by the coding sequence ATGAACCTTCTTGACCAGACTCTTGCCGCGATTCGTCCCGTTGATACGGCTTTGATTGCCGAAGCACAGGCACGTCTCGATAACAAAACAAAGCCTTTGGGTTCTCTCGGCAGGTTGGAAGAGTTCGCACGGCGCTTTGCCGCCATTACCGGTACCATGACCCCCCGCTCGGACAGGAAGGTTATCTTCACGTTTGCGGGGGATCATGGCGTCGTTGAGGAAGGAGTTTCGGCTTTTCCGAAGGAGGTGACGCCGCAGATGGTGTTGAACTTCCTTCGTGGCGGCGCAGGCGTCAATGTCCTCGCGCGTCACGTCGGGGCGGAGGTGAGGGTGGTGGATGTAGGTGTAGATTTCGATTTCACTCCGCAAGCCGGATTGATCATAAATAAGGTGGCGCGCGGCACCAGGAACTTCACCCGCGAGCCTGCAATGACCCGTGAGGAGGCCGTTGCAGCCATCGAAGTCGGGATAGAACTTGCCCGGAAGGCGAAGGAAGACGGTGTAGCGATGGTCGGCACCGGTGAGATGGGGATCGGCAACACGACCCCCTCCTCGGCAATCATTGCTGTTCTCTCCCGGCGCACTGTGCGGGAGGTCACCCATCGCGGGACCGGCATATCGGATGCGACGCTGGAAAACAAGGTGCGGGTGATCGAGCAGGGGATCGCGATGAATCGTCCCGACCCCACGTCTCCACTGGATGTCCTCTCGAAGGTCGGGGGGCTGGAGATAGCAGGCATCGCCGGGCTCGTATTGGGCTGCGCCGCTCATCGCCTTCCGGTGGTGGTGGATGGATTCATCTCCACCGCAGGCGCACTTATCGCTGCAGAGCTCAATCCGGTGGTGCGGAATTACATATTCGCGGCTCACGAGTCGGTGGAGATCGGCCACAGGTTCATGCTGGAGCGCCTCGCCGTCTCGCCCATCCTCGATCTTCAACTGCGGCTGGGGGAGGGAACCGGCGCCGCTCTGGCAATGGGGCTCATAGAATCCGGTGTCAAGATCTTGAATGAGATGGCTACATTTGCCGAAGCGGGTGTGGCGGAAGGGGAATACTAG
- the cobS gene encoding adenosylcobinamide-GDP ribazoletransferase, whose protein sequence is MRLYFVALQFLTIVPIPFPRRWQEDELGRSMAFFPLAGLTIGALLAGTDYLIEPWFPGEVVDVLLIALLSAVTGGLHLDGLADVCDGLAARGGRERFLAVMKDPAIGAVGAVGLVIGLLLKYQALSFIPQEVRREALFCFPMLARYSQVQLTVGAQRARSDGLGALFVGGAGPAQLFIAYALTVSIMYLLLGGAGIVISIVSYLFTWLAKLWFHRRLGGITGDVIGCVSEFNEMLCLLAILVWAGRIYGS, encoded by the coding sequence ATGCGGCTCTATTTCGTCGCCCTACAGTTTCTGACGATCGTTCCCATCCCTTTTCCGCGGCGGTGGCAGGAGGACGAGCTCGGCCGGTCTATGGCATTTTTCCCCCTTGCCGGCCTCACCATAGGGGCTCTCCTTGCGGGGACCGACTATCTCATCGAGCCATGGTTTCCCGGCGAGGTGGTAGACGTTCTTCTTATCGCACTGCTCTCGGCGGTCACGGGTGGGCTCCATCTCGATGGGCTGGCGGACGTCTGTGACGGGCTAGCAGCCCGCGGGGGGCGTGAACGGTTTCTCGCGGTGATGAAAGACCCGGCTATAGGTGCGGTAGGTGCGGTAGGCCTTGTCATTGGCCTCCTCCTGAAGTACCAGGCGCTTTCGTTCATTCCACAGGAGGTTCGGCGGGAGGCGCTCTTCTGTTTTCCAATGCTCGCCCGATACAGCCAGGTCCAGCTCACGGTGGGAGCGCAGCGAGCCCGCAGCGACGGACTGGGGGCACTTTTCGTCGGGGGGGCTGGGCCGGCGCAGTTATTCATTGCGTACGCCCTTACAGTTTCTATCATGTACCTTCTGCTGGGGGGGGCGGGGATAGTCATCAGCATTGTGTCGTACCTGTTCACCTGGCTTGCAAAATTATGGTTTCACCGGCGGCTCGGAGGCATCACCGGCGACGTGATCGGCTGTGTCAGTGAATTTAACGAGATGCTATGCCTGTTGGCAATTCTGGTGTGGGCCGGCAGGATTTATGGGAGCTGA
- a CDS encoding flagellar protein FlaG has protein sequence MSIDSIKGLVQPGPAPGEVSPVSPKQATFGAATKDAVPVELPMKAIRELSPAQEEKQLEDATKKINEFVKGLSSTLQFSVDKETGKTVVKVIEKETGEVIRQIPSEEMLQIAKAIDTLQGLIIRKQA, from the coding sequence ATGAGCATCGATTCTATCAAGGGGCTTGTCCAGCCAGGACCTGCGCCGGGTGAAGTGTCGCCGGTCTCTCCCAAGCAGGCAACGTTCGGGGCGGCAACAAAGGATGCGGTACCTGTCGAGCTTCCGATGAAAGCGATAAGGGAGCTTTCTCCAGCCCAGGAAGAGAAGCAGCTGGAAGATGCGACTAAGAAAATTAACGAATTCGTCAAGGGTCTATCCAGCACCCTTCAATTTTCGGTGGACAAGGAAACGGGTAAGACGGTTGTAAAGGTGATAGAAAAGGAAACGGGGGAGGTCATCCGGCAAATCCCATCCGAGGAGATGCTGCAGATCGCGAAAGCAATCGATACGCTGCAGGGGCTGATTATTCGCAAGCAGGCATGA